A stretch of DNA from Coccidioides posadasii str. Silveira chromosome 1, complete sequence:
CTGACGTCTTAAATATACCTTTGTGCAGGAGGAAAGGGAGGTGCCCTTGCATTGAGAGACGATAAACCGCATCGCGCAACTTCGATACGTTAGAATCGGTTACGGCGCGGAGTCGAACGAGTTCCACCCAAGTCGCGACGCCACGCGGGATATTTGCATCAAAGATCGAGGCTTTTGGGATTGCAGAAGGACATCGTCTGATTGGAATTACACCGTGCTCCTTCTCGGGGCACCGAGAAGTGAGCAAGGATTGGAGCTGGAGTTGTAGGGGCTCTGGAGCAGTGGAAATCGTCGCATAACCATGCCCGAATTGCGGTTTGTGACCGGCGCCCGCCGTGCGTTTGTCCCCGTTCCATCTCTTAGAACCCGGAAGGATTTCACATTTCAAGACTGACATCTTTATCAATAGGGTTCATAACACAGATCGGGTATCACCATATTCTCATGATATTTATCGCCCTTGCTATCATTCTACTTTGTAAGTCAATGAATAGCCTATATCCTCCTCTCAATATTTGCTAACAGTTTCTTCAATTAGCCCTTTTATTAGCAGGATGTTCATCCTCTTCGCCTCAAATACCAACAATCTTCTTAATATCCTTATTTTACGAACAATATCCCCCCATAGAGTCAACCGCACAATCCGCTCCATCGGTAACAGCAGACATCGCCAATATAGTCCGTGGCGCCCAGCTTGAGGTTCGCGTAGGATATTTTGGAATCTGCGTTCAGCGTGGCGGCGGATCATTTATCTGCAACGCGAACGCCACAGCGCTAGCTGGCATCCTTCCCGCCGAAGATGACCCCTTGAACCTTGTCTGGGTGGCATCAACATTCAAAGACGCCGTTGTTTTTCCATACCTAATGTAAGTCCtatctcttctctctctctctctcacacacacactctctctcccccttctttttttttttttttttttttccccggTTCCGGCTAACATAGTTGGATATCTCGTAGCATTGTTGCCGTAATATTCGCATTTGTCTGTTTCC
This window harbors:
- a CDS encoding uncharacterized protein (EggNog:ENOG410PM0A~COG:S~TransMembrane:4 (i21-40o139-164i185-206o236-262i)~BUSCO:12669at33183), translating into MPELRFVTGARRFITQIGYHHILMIFIALAIILLSLLLAGCSSSSPQIPTIFLISLFYEQYPPIESTAQSAPSVTADIANIVRGAQLEVRVGYFGICVQRGGGSFICNANATALAGILPAEDDPLNLVWVASTFKDAVVFPYLIIVAVIFAFVCFLILGTFPGWHEETSPDGSEQEVRPFPSRPVSQVALSLIFVASVFILVSVLWQHTASVAASTVAQDLGNGSVKSGVGTSAMILGWFGFGLLVVVTIGLLAMILSISLLTRLTDD